One window from the genome of Sporosarcina sp. 6E9 encodes:
- a CDS encoding LD-carboxypeptidase → MVIKPPLLQRGDTVGIVTLGSPLAASRINAGITYLKGLGYNVIVGEHVYSSNGFLAAPPEQMATDLMNMFENKKVKWILPARGGVGVEGILPYLDFSVIARNPKIVSGYSDITILLNVLYEYAQIITFQSLLLIDFKSNTPKYNFDQFFYATSNTTSSWQITNPPGMALQSLVPGNVSGPIVGGNLTSFIGSLGTSFEINTKGKILLLEETHEPINTVFRYLNHLLLAKKFDHCAGIIMGECTNCQVAYGKSYTDLINQFLVPLGKPLMSNLATAHGRFKATIPIGATVNMNTYNRTLTVMEPVVSP, encoded by the coding sequence TTGGTTATAAAACCACCCCTTTTACAAAGAGGGGATACTGTCGGGATCGTTACGCTGGGAAGTCCATTAGCAGCAAGTAGAATTAATGCAGGCATCACTTATTTAAAAGGACTGGGCTACAATGTCATAGTTGGTGAACATGTCTATTCCTCGAATGGATTTTTAGCTGCACCCCCGGAGCAGATGGCAACGGATTTGATGAATATGTTTGAAAACAAAAAAGTTAAATGGATTTTGCCTGCGCGAGGCGGTGTGGGCGTTGAAGGAATTTTACCTTATCTAGACTTTTCTGTAATTGCTCGAAATCCGAAAATTGTTTCGGGATATAGCGATATCACGATTTTATTGAATGTGCTTTATGAGTATGCCCAGATAATCACATTTCAAAGTCTTCTACTAATCGACTTTAAATCTAATACGCCAAAATATAATTTCGACCAATTCTTCTATGCGACTTCAAATACGACATCCTCATGGCAAATTACGAATCCACCTGGCATGGCCTTGCAAAGTTTGGTACCTGGAAATGTTTCGGGACCGATCGTCGGTGGAAATCTTACCTCTTTCATAGGTAGTTTAGGAACTTCATTTGAGATTAATACGAAGGGCAAAATTCTGTTACTCGAAGAAACCCATGAGCCGATTAATACGGTTTTCAGATACTTGAACCACCTTTTATTGGCTAAGAAGTTCGATCATTGTGCAGGGATCATTATGGGCGAATGCACGAATTGCCAAGTCGCATATGGAAAATCTTATACCGATTTGATCAATCAATTCTTGGTGCCATTAGGGAAACCGCTGATGTCCAACCTAGCTACTGCGCACGGCAGATTTAAAGCTACGATACCGATTGGCGCAACAGTAAATATGAACACCTATAATCGAACATTGACTGTTATGGAACCAGTCGTTAGTCCTTGA
- a CDS encoding SDR family oxidoreductase: MTIFLTGTTGFLGGKLLTNLLQSTTHNLYVLVRDIEKAERLVSTLPGDATNRITLLRGDITKPNCGLNEDEVNKLTNEVSIFYHLAALVKFDIELRDEIFSINYDGTKQALELAKRLNVSKFFYISTAYTVGKHAHGIEELYPIDVAGHNPYEDSKVQSEHLAFTYSKDFDVSIFRPSIIVGDSITGEADSEFTLYGFMRALDVFKRRISRSSEEPDRVYRVLGSKHATSNFVPVNYVADILALAESKAKPNTIYNITNPDPATNFDILTLIKNALDFDKLEIIEDAENANLTTEEVRLNDMISVFIDYLSRSFDFKDDNTVELIAGSEIDHLHMPEETLKMIINAYFGIQDSNL, encoded by the coding sequence TTGACGATTTTTTTAACTGGTACTACAGGATTTTTAGGTGGAAAACTGCTAACGAATCTTTTACAATCGACAACGCATAACTTATATGTGCTTGTGAGAGATATAGAGAAAGCTGAACGACTAGTTTCAACACTTCCAGGTGACGCGACAAATCGCATCACACTGCTTCGCGGAGATATCACAAAACCAAACTGCGGACTGAATGAAGATGAAGTTAACAAGCTGACGAATGAAGTATCGATATTTTATCATCTAGCTGCTCTCGTGAAATTCGATATAGAATTACGCGACGAAATATTTTCGATTAATTACGATGGTACGAAGCAGGCACTTGAACTTGCCAAACGCTTAAACGTATCTAAATTCTTTTATATCAGTACAGCATATACCGTGGGCAAGCATGCGCATGGAATCGAGGAACTTTACCCAATTGATGTTGCGGGTCATAATCCATACGAAGATAGTAAAGTACAATCTGAACATCTTGCTTTCACTTATTCGAAAGACTTTGATGTGTCTATTTTCCGACCGTCAATTATTGTCGGCGACTCCATTACGGGTGAAGCCGATTCAGAATTTACCTTATATGGCTTTATGCGCGCGCTTGATGTATTTAAAAGACGGATTTCAAGGTCATCTGAAGAACCAGACCGAGTCTATCGGGTTCTCGGCAGTAAACATGCTACATCGAATTTCGTGCCGGTCAATTATGTGGCAGATATTTTAGCGCTAGCTGAAAGTAAGGCAAAACCGAATACAATTTACAATATTACGAATCCTGATCCAGCAACGAATTTCGATATTTTAACGTTGATCAAAAACGCACTCGACTTCGATAAATTAGAGATCATCGAGGATGCCGAAAACGCAAACCTCACAACCGAAGAAGTTCGGTTAAATGACATGATCAGCGTATTTATCGATTATCTATCTCGTTCCTTCGATTTTAAAGATGACAATACTGTCGAATTAATCGCAGGGTCGGAAATTGACCATCTTCATATGCCAGAAGAAACGTTGAAAATGATTATTAATGCTTATTTTGGAATTCAAGATAGCAATCTGTAA
- a CDS encoding YitT family protein: protein MRTFKQSLAFEYIQIIVGAALVGLAFNIFLLPARLAAGGVSGISTIIYEVFQFNPAYVQWLINIPLLIVGIVFIGREFSLKTFVGTLFVPFTIWVTQGMDLSVDNPLLSAIYGGIMLGVGLGIVYRGNGSTGGTALIAQVLKKFTGLSSGFSQLLVDGLVVVTSAFVFNFELALYALMSIYVTSKVIDFVQLQTSPTKLILVITDKEEKIQSIIKNEINRGLTKVKTLGGYSNEEKTMILCVVEQSEAIYFKKLLQEVEPDSFVIFVNASEILGRGFSKAQYDKDF, encoded by the coding sequence ATGCGTACTTTTAAACAATCATTAGCATTTGAATATATACAAATAATTGTAGGTGCCGCATTAGTCGGTTTAGCGTTTAATATATTCCTTCTGCCAGCTCGCTTGGCAGCCGGAGGAGTTTCAGGTATTAGTACAATTATTTATGAAGTATTTCAATTTAATCCGGCCTATGTGCAATGGCTCATTAATATTCCGTTATTAATTGTTGGCATTGTTTTTATCGGCAGGGAGTTCAGTTTGAAAACGTTTGTTGGAACATTGTTCGTGCCGTTTACAATATGGGTTACACAGGGCATGGATCTTTCCGTAGATAATCCATTACTCAGCGCGATATACGGTGGGATTATGCTAGGCGTAGGTCTTGGTATTGTTTACCGGGGAAACGGTTCAACGGGAGGTACGGCTTTAATCGCACAAGTGTTGAAGAAATTTACGGGTCTTTCAAGTGGTTTTTCACAACTGCTTGTTGATGGATTAGTTGTTGTTACATCAGCGTTTGTGTTTAACTTTGAACTGGCTTTGTATGCGCTCATGTCTATTTACGTTACAAGCAAAGTCATCGATTTCGTCCAACTGCAAACGTCACCGACAAAGTTAATCCTTGTCATTACGGATAAAGAAGAAAAAATTCAATCCATTATTAAAAATGAAATTAACCGAGGCTTAACGAAAGTGAAGACCTTAGGCGGTTATTCAAATGAAGAGAAGACAATGATTTTATGTGTCGTTGAACAATCTGAAGCCATCTATTTTAAAAAGCTGTTGCAAGAAGTCGAGCCGGACTCATTTGTTATTTTCGTAAATGCATCCGAGATTCTAGGGCGTGGTTTTTCCAAAGCGCAATATGATAAAGATTTTTGA
- a CDS encoding aspartate/glutamate racemase family protein, with translation MKKKTLGIIGGVGPLATMYIGEMLVRLTDADTDQEHINMVITNNTTIPDRTAFILGESADDPVPYIISDANKLRVAEAEVLIMPCNTAHSFYNQIQMESDLPIINMIDETAARVQQMNAKRVGILATTGTISSGVYQDACEKYGLTPVLPDAHIQSLVMALIYDDVKAGKPADRDKWEAISHAMKALECDVLILGCTELSIVRKELKLEGCIDSLLVLAEVAIKTCGYQLK, from the coding sequence ATGAAAAAGAAAACTTTAGGCATTATCGGCGGTGTTGGTCCATTAGCGACGATGTATATTGGCGAAATGCTTGTACGACTTACAGATGCCGACACAGATCAGGAACATATAAATATGGTCATCACCAATAATACGACGATTCCAGACCGAACGGCATTTATTTTGGGTGAGAGTGCGGATGATCCTGTTCCGTATATTATTTCGGATGCGAATAAACTTCGCGTAGCTGAAGCCGAAGTATTAATCATGCCGTGCAATACTGCGCATTCTTTTTACAATCAAATTCAAATGGAATCAGACTTGCCCATTATTAATATGATTGATGAAACAGCTGCGCGAGTGCAACAAATGAATGCGAAACGTGTAGGAATACTTGCGACTACAGGGACAATTTCTTCTGGCGTTTATCAAGACGCGTGTGAAAAGTATGGGTTGACCCCAGTTTTGCCAGATGCTCATATCCAATCACTCGTCATGGCGCTCATTTATGACGATGTTAAAGCAGGAAAACCTGCGGATCGGGATAAATGGGAAGCAATTAGTCATGCGATGAAAGCATTAGAATGTGATGTTCTAATACTCGGCTGTACGGAATTGTCAATCGTGCGTAAAGAACTTAAGCTTGAAGGATGCATCGATTCACTTCTTGTGCTTGCTGAAGTAGCAATCAAGACATGCGGTTATCAATTAAAGTAA
- a CDS encoding DEAD/DEAH box helicase, whose amino-acid sequence MTFVEKMDDVFKDKWKFKNEMPIQKKMIPEFLAGKDIVAQSPTGTGKTLAYTIPLLHLVDGSKQQTQGLIVAPSQELAIQITDVIREWIVGTNITVTPLIGGANTKRQIDRLKKKPTIVVGTPGRLAELIQTKKLKIFEAKHIILDEGDLLLSRDHRVSIKNMISGANPDRQVVVVSATITDEIERVASEFMKEPLRIHLDAEHMPKLGTITHSYINTTLRDKTDLLRGLSHLKGMQALAFVNHIDQARVKDLKLNYNKAPIVVLHSNMRSNDRQTALERFRKGDASILIATDVAARGLDIEGLTHVIHVDTPHTVEQYVHRSGRTGRAGADGEVLSLLTPAEERDYRKLTRGIRPVEKIWRNGRLQEVSSIPRRPTNRRK is encoded by the coding sequence ATGACTTTCGTAGAAAAAATGGACGATGTATTTAAAGATAAGTGGAAGTTTAAAAATGAAATGCCTATCCAGAAAAAAATGATTCCAGAATTTCTTGCAGGAAAGGATATCGTTGCTCAATCTCCGACAGGCACGGGAAAAACGCTTGCCTACACGATACCCCTTTTACATTTAGTGGACGGTAGCAAACAACAAACGCAAGGGCTAATTGTTGCGCCTTCACAAGAGTTGGCGATTCAAATCACAGATGTTATTCGGGAATGGATAGTAGGGACAAACATTACAGTGACACCTTTAATCGGCGGGGCAAATACTAAGCGCCAAATTGACCGATTAAAAAAGAAACCGACAATTGTCGTAGGCACGCCGGGTAGGCTTGCCGAGCTTATTCAGACAAAAAAGCTAAAGATATTCGAAGCGAAGCATATCATTCTGGATGAAGGCGATTTACTATTATCGCGCGATCATCGCGTCAGTATAAAAAATATGATTAGTGGTGCAAACCCCGACCGTCAAGTGGTCGTTGTATCCGCTACGATTACCGATGAAATCGAACGGGTTGCAAGTGAATTTATGAAAGAACCCCTACGTATTCATCTTGATGCGGAACATATGCCGAAACTGGGCACAATTACGCATTCATATATTAATACGACTTTGCGAGATAAAACAGATCTTTTAAGGGGGCTTTCTCACCTGAAAGGTATGCAAGCGCTCGCTTTTGTGAATCACATTGACCAAGCAAGAGTGAAAGATTTGAAGTTAAATTATAATAAGGCGCCAATTGTTGTTCTTCACTCTAATATGCGTTCAAATGATCGCCAAACCGCACTTGAACGTTTTCGGAAAGGGGACGCTTCAATTTTGATTGCTACGGATGTCGCTGCGCGTGGATTGGATATTGAAGGCCTCACACATGTTATCCACGTTGATACGCCGCATACAGTCGAACAGTATGTGCATCGTTCCGGAAGAACTGGACGCGCGGGTGCAGACGGGGAAGTGCTATCCTTATTGACACCAGCCGAAGAGCGGGATTATCGCAAATTGACAAGAGGGATTCGTCCAGTTGAAAAGATTTGGCGGAATGGCCGACTGCAAGAAGTATCCTCAATACCTAGAAGACCCACAAATAGAAGGAAATAA
- a CDS encoding ATP-grasp domain-containing protein encodes MKKEDFLPVILGSDDNAYGMARAFHEQYGIKSIVVTKGHILPTMHSKIVEKKIYEKLDEPTHFIQSMLELHKELKNRAEKLLVIASNENYAELAIRHKAALEPHYILPFISEKLMDQVVYKERFYEMCEEHGLDYPDTLIFKKGMEPEMELPFDFPIVVKPSDSMTYFNAQFEGKKKAYVLHDKASFIKTINDIYSSTYEDSLIVQDYIPGNDTVMRVLNAYVDQHGKVRMMCLGRVILEDYTPILIGNYVGIIGEENQEIYAKYKNFLEKIGFRGYANIDLKYDRRDGKYKIFELNIRQGRSSYFVTANGYNMAKYLVEDRVYDRPAPTEYGTNNHLWHTVPKDLLIKYTMDEDLKKQVINRFDQGESSSTLYYPKDLGLIRRFKLNSFYKDYYGRFEKYFKLKE; translated from the coding sequence ATGAAAAAAGAAGACTTTCTACCAGTGATACTGGGATCTGACGATAATGCTTATGGAATGGCAAGAGCGTTCCATGAACAATACGGGATAAAGAGCATCGTAGTAACAAAAGGACATATATTGCCGACGATGCATAGTAAAATTGTAGAAAAAAAGATTTATGAGAAATTGGACGAACCAACGCATTTTATTCAAAGCATGCTTGAGTTACATAAAGAGTTAAAAAATCGTGCAGAAAAACTGCTCGTGATTGCAAGTAACGAAAACTACGCTGAACTTGCGATTCGTCACAAAGCAGCGCTTGAACCGCATTATATCCTGCCGTTCATCAGCGAAAAACTGATGGATCAGGTTGTTTATAAAGAACGTTTTTATGAAATGTGCGAGGAGCATGGGCTCGATTATCCGGACACGCTAATCTTCAAAAAAGGCATGGAACCGGAAATGGAGCTTCCATTCGATTTTCCGATTGTCGTAAAGCCGTCGGACAGTATGACTTATTTTAATGCGCAATTTGAAGGGAAGAAAAAGGCTTATGTTCTTCACGATAAGGCAAGTTTCATAAAGACAATTAACGATATTTATTCATCGACATATGAAGACTCACTCATCGTCCAAGATTATATTCCAGGTAACGACACGGTGATGCGCGTGTTAAATGCTTATGTCGATCAACATGGAAAAGTGCGTATGATGTGTTTAGGCCGCGTTATCCTAGAGGATTACACCCCGATTCTAATAGGTAACTACGTCGGGATTATTGGTGAGGAAAATCAAGAAATTTATGCGAAATATAAAAACTTCCTTGAGAAAATCGGATTTAGAGGCTACGCCAATATCGATTTGAAATACGACCGCCGCGATGGCAAGTATAAGATTTTCGAATTGAATATTCGTCAAGGTCGCAGTAGCTACTTTGTAACGGCAAATGGTTACAATATGGCGAAGTATCTCGTAGAGGACCGGGTTTACGATCGTCCTGCACCAACCGAATACGGCACGAATAATCATTTATGGCATACAGTGCCAAAAGATCTTTTGATCAAATATACGATGGATGAGGATTTGAAAAAACAAGTCATCAATCGATTCGATCAAGGTGAATCTTCAAGCACACTTTATTATCCCAAAGATTTAGGGCTTATTCGCCGATTCAAATTAAATTCGTTTTATAAGGATTACTATGGAAGATTTGAAAAATATTTTAAGTTGAAAGAGTAA
- a CDS encoding peptidoglycan bridge formation glycyltransferase FemA/FemB family protein — protein MALLDKTNKQDVKRYDDFVRNSKFRSVTQDRLWSEVKDDWGNEHVYLERNGEIVAALSILIKRLPGGYSVLYAPRGPVCDVSDLALVEELIKEADIVAKKYKAIMLKFDPEVSYSDELYNLYKNNGYSLISKDDDQDKLIQPRLNMILYLEDHDEESIMMKFSKRCRSSIRGSARRGVEVRYSRSDEDIEILHDAYMTMAARNKISTRSVEYFKQIRDSFGEDCRIYIATHEDDILAAGLTINYYGKLYFLYAGSTNIKRNLNPNHLMNYEMIKWGIETGAEQYDFGGVFELSNNDGLYMFKKSFCDKDEPAQYIGEINKVYKPFMYNILESVVPKIQNLRKKISRR, from the coding sequence ATGGCTTTGCTTGATAAAACAAATAAGCAAGACGTGAAAAGATATGATGATTTTGTTCGAAACTCAAAGTTTCGTTCGGTGACTCAAGATCGTTTATGGTCTGAAGTGAAGGACGATTGGGGAAATGAACATGTCTATTTAGAGAGAAACGGTGAAATTGTTGCTGCGCTTTCAATATTGATCAAGCGTCTACCCGGTGGATATTCGGTTCTTTATGCACCGAGGGGACCGGTTTGCGATGTTTCAGATTTGGCACTCGTGGAAGAGCTGATAAAAGAAGCTGATATAGTCGCTAAAAAGTATAAAGCAATCATGTTAAAGTTCGATCCGGAAGTGTCGTATTCGGATGAATTGTACAATTTATATAAAAATAACGGTTATAGTTTAATTTCAAAAGATGATGATCAAGACAAATTGATACAACCGAGATTAAATATGATTCTTTATTTGGAAGATCATGATGAAGAGTCTATTATGATGAAGTTCTCGAAAAGATGTCGAAGCTCGATTCGCGGATCGGCTAGAAGAGGCGTAGAAGTTCGGTATTCACGTAGCGATGAGGACATAGAAATCCTTCACGATGCCTATATGACAATGGCTGCGCGGAATAAGATTTCAACTCGATCGGTTGAATACTTCAAACAAATCCGAGACTCTTTTGGCGAAGATTGCAGAATTTATATCGCAACGCATGAAGATGACATATTAGCAGCTGGTTTGACAATCAATTATTACGGGAAACTATATTTCCTTTATGCAGGAAGCACAAATATAAAGCGCAACTTGAATCCGAATCACCTCATGAATTATGAGATGATAAAATGGGGGATTGAAACAGGGGCCGAGCAATATGATTTCGGCGGCGTTTTCGAGCTATCGAACAATGATGGTTTATATATGTTTAAAAAGAGTTTTTGTGATAAAGATGAGCCGGCTCAGTACATTGGCGAGATAAATAAAGTTTATAAACCGTTTATGTACAATATACTAGAGTCTGTCGTACCTAAAATACAAAACTTGCGGAAGAAAATCAGTCGCAGGTAG
- a CDS encoding multicopper oxidase domain-containing protein has protein sequence MIRRYHIVAIPIRIVLNSFGDHNPNGMIFVLKENEQKVKKMVEKNPFSPVDLVQPLIIRANEGDTVEVLLENQLPFHVGLHFQQAEYDVRNMDGVNVGLNGESTVEPNDSFVYRIHVIKEGTYYFSDLANPSSGENGSNSNGLFGALFVQKRFSWWTNPETGKPMNSGVYADIHHPILPSFREYAWVFHDEMEVDDLTGNRPINHLSNQEEESFHGANYRYEPVNRRQQLISEGVVCPNCEGEEVHHDSWVYGDPSTPILRGYVGDPAKIRVVHGGVKETHVFHYHVHQWLSDPGDLASEIFDSQATSPQSHYTIEPLYGLGSLQGSFGDAVIHCHLYPHFAAGMWGMNRVFNTLQDGSECYPNGVPIKALQPLPDRKAPPKPTKLKPGFPNFIPGKVGYKAPRPPLGIVGGRGLTELERNAAIEKPRPGAVFTDPCMSEAPVRVFNISLIELPITYNKQGWHDPKGRVYVLDEDLEAVCSGKKEPEPLVIHAPAHTCFHINYTNRCPHILDGDAFQLVTRTYETGLHIHFVKFDVLVNDGGNIGWNYDSSILPGETMQYSYYADVELKAWFFHDHMYPNAHQQHGVFGTGVVHPRFTKFLDCKTGEDVVHGTQITSSHPLIPNYRDFALFVQDFALLFDKNGKPLQPPNFPGSDDDPGLFGVNYKNEPLQFRLGPDADPAYTFSSYLNGDPITPILRAYEGDSIRIRLLQGAQEESHSFNVHGLSWLKERGNLDSSQKEQQHIGISESFTMESYIPRSGDYLWAFETEEDLWNGLWGLIRAYDEKVPDLIPLGDRPKPLKRSKPLPECTGKNPPPADNPVLIPNENGPVRYFDVVAFQCPIVYNDFGDHDPNGIIFALREDMDAIVKGTKNPEPLIIRANVGDTVEVTLTSLLELDKFPFKDGIHPYPEVKEQAFYPPSLRISLHPQLIQYDVKTSAGETVGFNGDQTIGPGEKRTYRWWVESQVGACGMWDMADIRNHKSHGAFGAFIAEPRGTKYLDPYTLKPVRTGANVILRNPYLPDIREFVMIMHDGVRLLDKNNEVIFDPVDGILLPPPEIEEDLLDTYDQGSRGFNYRSEQLINRYQKDPVLHDLFSTHRFGDPATPLFESYVGDPVTIRLITPSERRRSHTFNLHGHRFRFDTKDINSRTESFVGFNVAGALRNLELLGGAGAYGNNSGDYMYRSGNIQWDIEQGMWGIMRVYNELQKHLPQLKNDEDGKCLDG, from the coding sequence AGAAGATACCATATAGTAGCGATTCCAATTCGAATCGTTTTGAATTCATTTGGGGATCATAATCCAAATGGAATGATTTTCGTGTTAAAAGAAAATGAACAGAAAGTAAAGAAAATGGTTGAGAAAAACCCTTTCTCTCCCGTGGACTTAGTTCAACCACTCATTATTCGGGCAAATGAAGGAGATACAGTGGAAGTTCTGCTGGAAAATCAACTACCTTTTCACGTGGGCCTCCATTTTCAACAAGCCGAGTATGACGTTAGAAACATGGATGGTGTGAACGTAGGATTAAACGGAGAGAGTACCGTTGAACCAAATGATTCTTTTGTATATCGAATTCATGTTATAAAAGAAGGCACCTATTATTTTTCTGATTTAGCAAATCCATCAAGTGGTGAAAATGGTTCGAATTCAAATGGCTTATTCGGAGCGTTGTTTGTTCAAAAGCGGTTTTCTTGGTGGACAAATCCCGAGACTGGAAAGCCGATGAATAGTGGCGTTTATGCTGATATCCATCACCCGATATTACCATCATTCCGAGAATATGCTTGGGTCTTTCATGATGAGATGGAAGTTGATGATTTAACGGGGAATCGCCCGATCAATCATTTATCGAACCAGGAAGAGGAATCATTTCACGGAGCTAATTACCGGTATGAACCGGTGAATAGACGCCAGCAGCTCATCTCAGAAGGGGTGGTTTGCCCGAATTGTGAGGGAGAAGAAGTCCATCATGATTCATGGGTATACGGAGATCCTTCTACGCCGATTTTACGCGGCTACGTCGGGGATCCTGCAAAAATAAGAGTTGTCCATGGGGGCGTAAAAGAAACACACGTCTTTCATTACCATGTTCATCAATGGTTAAGTGACCCCGGTGACCTTGCTTCTGAAATTTTCGATTCCCAAGCGACTAGCCCGCAGTCGCATTATACGATTGAACCGTTATACGGTTTGGGAAGTTTGCAAGGATCTTTTGGGGATGCAGTTATTCACTGTCATCTATATCCACATTTTGCAGCGGGGATGTGGGGAATGAACCGGGTTTTTAATACGCTTCAAGATGGTAGCGAGTGCTATCCTAACGGTGTTCCGATTAAGGCACTCCAGCCATTACCCGACCGAAAAGCACCGCCTAAACCGACAAAACTAAAACCTGGTTTTCCAAATTTTATTCCTGGAAAAGTAGGATACAAAGCACCGCGTCCGCCACTCGGAATTGTCGGCGGCAGGGGATTGACCGAATTAGAGAGAAATGCTGCAATTGAAAAGCCAAGACCAGGTGCGGTGTTTACGGATCCATGTATGAGTGAAGCACCAGTGAGGGTATTTAACATTTCGTTAATCGAGTTGCCAATCACCTATAACAAACAAGGTTGGCATGACCCAAAAGGTAGGGTGTATGTGTTAGATGAAGATTTAGAAGCTGTTTGTTCGGGGAAGAAAGAACCAGAACCGCTCGTCATTCATGCGCCTGCTCATACTTGTTTCCATATTAATTATACGAATCGGTGTCCTCATATTCTTGACGGGGATGCATTTCAGCTTGTTACAAGAACGTATGAAACTGGACTCCATATCCACTTTGTAAAGTTTGATGTTCTAGTTAATGACGGGGGGAATATCGGATGGAATTATGATTCATCTATATTACCGGGTGAAACGATGCAATACTCCTATTATGCAGACGTCGAATTAAAAGCTTGGTTCTTTCACGATCATATGTATCCAAACGCGCATCAACAGCACGGTGTATTTGGAACGGGCGTTGTTCATCCACGTTTCACCAAATTTCTGGACTGCAAAACAGGGGAAGACGTCGTTCATGGCACACAAATCACTTCTAGTCATCCACTCATTCCGAATTATCGAGATTTTGCATTATTTGTTCAAGATTTCGCTTTATTATTCGATAAAAATGGCAAACCACTTCAACCGCCAAATTTTCCAGGATCTGATGATGACCCCGGATTGTTTGGAGTGAATTATAAAAATGAACCGTTGCAATTTAGATTAGGTCCCGATGCTGACCCTGCTTATACATTTAGCTCCTATTTGAATGGGGATCCAATTACGCCAATATTAAGAGCTTATGAAGGCGATTCGATTCGCATTCGCCTCCTCCAAGGTGCTCAAGAAGAATCTCATAGCTTTAATGTCCATGGATTGAGTTGGCTGAAAGAACGTGGCAACTTAGATTCAAGTCAGAAAGAGCAACAGCATATCGGAATTTCTGAGTCGTTCACGATGGAATCGTATATTCCACGATCTGGCGATTACTTGTGGGCGTTTGAGACAGAAGAAGATTTATGGAACGGACTGTGGGGGTTAATCCGTGCTTATGATGAAAAAGTGCCAGACCTAATTCCTTTAGGGGACCGACCAAAGCCATTAAAGCGTTCAAAGCCGTTGCCTGAATGTACTGGAAAAAATCCGCCACCAGCAGATAATCCTGTACTTATACCTAACGAAAATGGACCGGTTCGCTATTTTGATGTAGTCGCTTTCCAATGTCCAATCGTTTATAACGACTTCGGAGATCATGATCCAAATGGCATTATTTTCGCGCTTCGAGAAGACATGGACGCAATTGTAAAAGGGACGAAAAATCCCGAGCCTTTAATTATTCGGGCCAATGTCGGCGATACCGTTGAAGTAACGTTGACGAGTCTGTTGGAACTTGATAAATTTCCCTTCAAAGATGGAATTCATCCTTATCCTGAAGTGAAAGAGCAAGCGTTTTATCCGCCGTCCTTGCGAATATCCCTACATCCCCAATTAATACAATATGATGTGAAAACTTCGGCAGGAGAAACTGTCGGGTTTAACGGAGACCAAACGATTGGTCCGGGTGAAAAAAGAACCTATCGTTGGTGGGTAGAATCTCAAGTAGGCGCTTGCGGCATGTGGGATATGGCGGATATTCGAAACCATAAATCGCATGGTGCATTCGGTGCCTTTATTGCTGAACCTAGGGGGACGAAATATTTGGATCCCTATACGCTAAAGCCGGTACGAACCGGAGCGAATGTTATTTTGCGCAATCCCTATTTACCGGATATACGAGAATTTGTCATGATTATGCATGACGGCGTGAGGTTACTGGATAAAAACAACGAAGTCATTTTTGATCCGGTTGATGGTATTTTGCTACCGCCACCAGAAATCGAAGAAGATTTACTGGATACGTACGATCAAGGTTCACGCGGTTTTAACTATCGAAGTGAACAATTAATTAACCGCTATCAAAAAGATCCAGTGCTACATGACTTGTTTAGTACACATAGATTTGGGGATCCAGCAACACCATTGTTTGAAAGTTATGTAGGGGATCCAGTAACAATCCGATTAATCACACCATCAGAAAGACGAAGATCACACACATTTAATCTTCATGGACATCGCTTCCGTTTTGATACGAAGGATATTAATTCCCGAACGGAATCATTCGTCGGATTTAATGTTGCAGGCGCTCTACGAAATTTAGAACTGTTGGGCGGAGCTGGTGCTTATGGGAACAATTCCGGAGATTATATGTACCGATCTGGAAATATTCAATGGGATATCGAGCAAGGTATGTGGGGCATAATGAGAGTTTATAACGAATTACAAAAACATTTGCCGCAACTAAAAAATGATGAAGATGGGAAGTGTCTTGATGGATAA